The following are encoded together in the Elusimicrobiota bacterium genome:
- a CDS encoding MotA/TolQ/ExbB proton channel family protein, whose protein sequence is MDLMTILGGLIGGGSIVFVLAYGKMLHFLLNIEAIVLIFGGTIGSVMISYPFSALRQVPAALIKTLFPPKRVKPADLIRALSTLAAKARQGGLYSLGEESSYLPHPFLKDCIAMLGDELDYNALQDMLDSELANTRARHVQLSNVFRSAGTFAPIFGLLGTLIGVVQVLRNITDPATMGASMAIAMTASFYGIFSANFFFLPIAGKLNYYSEEEMMLKEIIAKGTLYIHQGNSPWEVSRKLSSFLSHLHRNGNSKTGAVETAAAN, encoded by the coding sequence ATGGATTTGATGACTATTCTAGGCGGCCTCATCGGCGGCGGCTCCATTGTTTTCGTTTTGGCTTACGGTAAAATGCTCCATTTCTTGCTCAATATCGAAGCCATCGTGCTCATTTTCGGTGGAACCATCGGTTCGGTCATGATTTCTTACCCTTTTTCCGCCCTGCGCCAGGTGCCCGCGGCTTTGATCAAGACGCTGTTTCCCCCCAAGCGCGTCAAACCGGCGGATTTAATCCGCGCCTTATCCACGCTGGCCGCCAAAGCCAGGCAAGGCGGCCTGTATTCGTTGGGCGAGGAGTCCTCCTACTTGCCGCACCCTTTTCTTAAGGATTGCATCGCCATGTTGGGAGACGAACTCGATTACAATGCGCTTCAGGACATGCTTGATTCCGAGCTGGCCAATACCCGCGCGCGGCATGTGCAGCTCTCCAACGTATTTCGTTCCGCCGGAACATTCGCCCCGATTTTCGGCCTTTTGGGGACCTTGATCGGCGTGGTCCAGGTTTTAAGAAATATCACCGACCCGGCGACCATGGGCGCTTCCATGGCCATCGCCATGACCGCTTCGTTCTACGGAATTTTTTCGGCCAATTTTTTCTTTCTGCCCATCGCGGGCAAACTTAATTATTACTCCGAGGAAGAAATGATGCTTAAAGAAATCATCGCCAAAGGAACTCTTTATATTCATCAGGGCAATTCTCCTTGGGAAGTTTCCAGAAAACTGTCTTCGTTTTTGTCTCATCTGCACCGCAACGGAAATTCTAAAACAGGCGCCGTAGAGACAGCAGCCGCCAATTAA
- a CDS encoding flagellar motor protein MotB, with protein MLVDRLAPKVMEDNPLWLIVLCDLMTNLMLFFMVLFAFSQMDEEDRKRIAEGLSKSISQTMKEKKEETPAKKRAEEVMVKYQEKQMVGELEHFLHGKGLYSGLEVSADEINLKLPNPALFPPGRAELSALSRRDIQTMAEILAKLPGVMIAVEGYTDDQPLGKNSPYRSNWHLSAARANAVVEVLASADLPANRLVTAGYGEYKPVASNKTAEGRAANRRIQIRILKRAFLFEGFKERQEWLDQMLEAGN; from the coding sequence ATGCTCGTCGACAGGCTGGCCCCGAAAGTGATGGAAGACAATCCATTATGGCTTATCGTTTTATGCGATTTGATGACCAACCTGATGCTGTTTTTTATGGTGCTGTTCGCTTTTTCGCAAATGGATGAGGAGGACCGCAAAAGAATCGCGGAGGGATTGAGCAAAAGCATTTCTCAAACCATGAAAGAAAAAAAAGAAGAAACTCCGGCCAAAAAGCGCGCCGAGGAAGTGATGGTGAAATATCAGGAGAAGCAGATGGTCGGCGAACTGGAACATTTTCTTCATGGCAAGGGGCTTTACTCCGGACTTGAGGTGTCGGCCGATGAGATCAATTTAAAATTGCCCAACCCTGCCCTTTTCCCCCCGGGCCGTGCGGAGCTTTCAGCGCTGAGCCGGCGGGACATTCAAACCATGGCCGAAATTTTGGCTAAGCTCCCCGGCGTCATGATCGCGGTGGAGGGCTATACGGATGATCAGCCCCTGGGCAAAAACAGCCCGTATCGTTCCAATTGGCATCTATCCGCGGCCCGGGCCAATGCGGTGGTGGAGGTTCTCGCTTCAGCCGATTTGCCGGCCAATCGCTTGGTGACCGCGGGCTACGGCGAATACAAGCCCGTCGCTTCCAATAAAACCGCAGAAGGCCGCGCCGCGAACCGAAGAATCCAAATCCGGATTTTAAAGCGCGCCTTTTTGTTTGAAGGTTTCAAAGAGCGTCAGGAGTGGCTCGATCAAATGCTGGAGGCCGGAAATTAG
- a CDS encoding OmpA family protein — protein MRNWRQDAGGEGDVRLADLWMVPYADLMTTMVILFLGFYGYSQLFQKKRVEFEKTVAEIQKELAVDREDHKKIQIREKESDAAEKIMAALAQKKETKVMLTAQRIRVTFASPMLFNSGSAELKKGAETVLDPIVKALEEIPNAVNVEGHTDNDPVSGRGLYKSNFELSALRASRVIEYFIGRGLDPGRFSAYGYGEHQPLADNATEDGRAKNRRIELFVVRQ, from the coding sequence ATGAGGAATTGGCGTCAGGACGCGGGCGGCGAAGGCGATGTTCGCTTGGCCGATCTGTGGATGGTTCCCTACGCGGATTTAATGACGACCATGGTTATTTTATTTTTGGGTTTCTATGGTTACTCCCAGCTTTTCCAGAAGAAAAGAGTCGAATTTGAGAAAACCGTCGCCGAGATTCAGAAAGAATTGGCCGTGGACCGGGAAGACCATAAAAAAATTCAAATCAGAGAGAAAGAATCCGACGCCGCGGAAAAAATAATGGCGGCTTTGGCCCAGAAAAAAGAAACCAAGGTCATGCTGACCGCGCAGAGAATCCGGGTCACTTTCGCCTCGCCGATGTTGTTTAATTCCGGGTCCGCGGAGCTTAAAAAAGGCGCTGAAACTGTTTTAGATCCCATCGTCAAAGCGCTTGAAGAAATCCCCAACGCCGTGAATGTGGAGGGGCACACCGACAACGACCCGGTCAGCGGACGCGGCTTGTATAAATCTAATTTTGAACTTTCGGCCTTGCGCGCCTCCCGCGTCATCGAATATTTTATCGGCCGGGGCTTGGACCCCGGCCGTTTTTCCGCTTACGGCTACGGCGAGCATCAGCCTCTCGCGGACAATGCGACTGAGGACGGACGGGCGAAGAACCGCAGGATCGAGCTTTTTGTGGTGCGTCAATGA
- a CDS encoding tetratricopeptide repeat protein — protein sequence MKYIIFFLLIYSISPALRSQDMGEQQKKLVIDEHYKKALEAYSRKDYPSAVNHWSEIVRLDPEQQSAKDLLRKARLELADHNKKKEKEAGGHIVEGRYAKAKDIVQILSVSDPTNARYKELFSRLDEVAAVAPEVSKGSPGTVRLIRTAMKYFLSRQENPRLAITTLRYARQRDPKSKEVEGLLGVLEGRFPKEAQEEVPIEGLDLARQKLEVALTHIYDAKYTAAIQECNEVLILEPDNVDALKRMGSAYYKLKNKPKAREVWRRAQRLAPQDKELKAFLASQ from the coding sequence ATGAAATACATTATTTTTTTCCTGTTGATTTATTCGATTTCCCCGGCTTTGCGCAGCCAGGATATGGGTGAGCAGCAGAAGAAGCTGGTGATCGACGAGCATTATAAAAAAGCCCTTGAAGCCTATTCGCGCAAGGATTATCCGAGCGCCGTCAATCATTGGTCCGAGATTGTCAGGCTCGATCCCGAACAGCAAAGCGCCAAGGATCTTTTAAGAAAAGCCCGCCTGGAATTGGCGGATCACAACAAGAAAAAAGAGAAGGAAGCCGGCGGGCATATCGTCGAGGGCCGCTACGCCAAAGCCAAGGATATCGTGCAGATCCTCTCCGTTTCCGACCCGACAAATGCCCGGTATAAAGAACTTTTCAGCAGGCTCGATGAAGTCGCAGCCGTGGCGCCTGAGGTATCCAAAGGTTCCCCCGGTACCGTGCGCTTGATCCGCACGGCCATGAAGTATTTTTTAAGCCGTCAGGAAAATCCGCGTTTAGCCATTACAACTTTGCGTTACGCGCGCCAGAGAGACCCCAAGAGTAAGGAAGTCGAGGGATTGCTGGGCGTTCTGGAGGGACGTTTTCCTAAAGAGGCGCAGGAGGAAGTGCCGATCGAGGGCCTGGATTTAGCCAGGCAGAAACTGGAAGTGGCCTTGACGCACATTTACGACGCCAAATATACTGCGGCTATTCAAGAATGCAATGAGGTTTTGATTTTGGAACCTGATAATGTCGACGCTTTAAAACGCATGGGGTCCGCCTATTACAAGCTCAAGAATAAGCCCAAGGCCAGGGAAGTCTGGCGCCGGGCCCAGCGCCTGGCCCCTCAGGATAAAGAGCTGAAGGCATTTCTGGCTTCCCAGTAG
- a CDS encoding phosphoglycerate dehydrogenase, whose translation MVRVLISDPIDQEGLKPLKENKGFEITEAHETNGLDHFEAWLVRSETKVTRDKIDKAKRLKLIGRAGTGVDNIDVEEATRRGILVVNVPGANAIAVAEHVLGLMLGVMRRLSAADRAVKGGGWRDKSLMGSELYGKKLGLLGLGRVGKEVAKRASAFGMEVLAHDPFISAQSASELGVKAVGFEELLSQADVLSVHVPLTATTKGLVGGKTLSLMKTGAILINTSRGEVVDEAALAQAINEGQIASAALDVFEKEPPKGSPLLALGDKVLLAPHIGATTREAQRRVARELAQSVMDFFERGLVRGGVNLPPEFEPEILDRLNYHLSLAERLGKFLGQFLPGAWNRIRLNTAKRFSEKDARVLLHGALRGILSCALGDTVNVVNAAFYAKERNIQIRTEELPGSSELEDIALSLRTADERSASISGRVDIGGELRISRIGDLVVDVIPQGALITIENQDKPGMIGKVGTLLGGRRINIADMRVGRKSKGKDAIMVLTIDNTIPKSLLEALGRMDGVTRVAQINL comes from the coding sequence ATGGTGCGCGTTTTAATCAGCGATCCTATCGATCAAGAAGGCTTGAAGCCGCTTAAAGAAAATAAGGGTTTTGAGATTACCGAGGCTCATGAGACCAACGGCCTGGATCATTTCGAGGCCTGGCTGGTCCGTTCCGAAACCAAGGTCACCCGCGACAAAATCGATAAAGCCAAAAGACTCAAATTGATCGGGCGCGCCGGCACCGGCGTGGACAATATCGACGTGGAGGAGGCCACGCGCCGGGGCATTTTGGTGGTCAATGTGCCCGGAGCCAACGCCATTGCCGTGGCCGAGCATGTGTTGGGCCTGATGCTGGGCGTGATGCGCCGCTTATCCGCGGCGGATCGAGCGGTTAAAGGCGGCGGCTGGCGCGATAAGAGCCTGATGGGCAGCGAGCTTTATGGAAAAAAGCTGGGTCTTTTGGGCTTGGGCCGGGTGGGCAAGGAAGTGGCCAAGCGGGCCTCGGCGTTCGGCATGGAAGTTTTGGCGCATGACCCTTTCATTAGCGCGCAAAGCGCCTCTGAATTAGGCGTTAAAGCCGTAGGTTTTGAGGAATTGTTGAGCCAGGCGGATGTTTTAAGCGTGCATGTGCCCTTGACTGCAACCACGAAAGGCTTGGTCGGCGGCAAAACCCTTTCCTTGATGAAAACAGGAGCCATTTTAATCAATACATCAAGAGGCGAAGTGGTGGATGAAGCGGCCCTCGCCCAGGCTATCAACGAAGGCCAAATCGCTTCAGCGGCCCTTGATGTGTTCGAAAAAGAGCCGCCCAAGGGCAGCCCGCTCTTGGCATTAGGCGATAAAGTGCTGCTGGCTCCCCATATCGGCGCCACGACCAGGGAGGCGCAGCGGCGCGTGGCCCGTGAATTGGCGCAAAGCGTCATGGATTTTTTCGAGCGCGGTTTGGTTAGAGGCGGGGTCAATTTGCCGCCTGAGTTCGAGCCGGAGATTCTCGATCGTTTAAATTACCATTTATCCTTAGCCGAGCGTCTCGGCAAATTTTTGGGCCAGTTTTTGCCCGGCGCTTGGAACAGGATCCGCTTGAACACCGCCAAGCGCTTTTCCGAGAAAGACGCCCGCGTCCTGCTCCATGGCGCTTTGCGCGGCATCCTATCCTGCGCTTTGGGCGATACCGTCAACGTCGTCAACGCGGCTTTTTATGCCAAGGAAAGAAACATTCAAATCCGGACCGAAGAGCTGCCCGGCTCAAGCGAGCTTGAAGACATCGCGCTTTCCCTGCGCACTGCGGACGAGCGTTCGGCCTCCATCTCCGGGCGCGTCGATATCGGCGGCGAATTGCGCATCAGCAGAATCGGCGACCTGGTCGTCGACGTCATCCCCCAGGGCGCCCTCATCACCATTGAGAATCAGGACAAACCCGGCATGATCGGCAAAGTCGGCACGCTGCTGGGCGGCCGCCGCATCAATATTGCGGACATGCGCGTGGGCCGCAAAAGCAAGGGAAAGGACGCGATTATGGTGTTGACCATCGACAATACGATTCCAAAATCGCTGCTCGAGGCCCTGGGCCGCATGGACGGCGTGACCCGCGTCGCTCAGATCAACCTTTAG
- a CDS encoding acyl-CoA thioesterase, which translates to MMSAEVLIQVQFYDTDSLGIIYYGSYYRYFEAGFLKLLKNAGLSFSEIHKRGIYLPATLSSCNYYSPSTVEESLKIATTIHSLGYASVAFKHEVFNMDRKGKLVAQGHTRHACVSTDWRVTPLPDWLKSALQGSSKSKG; encoded by the coding sequence ATGATGTCCGCGGAAGTCCTCATCCAGGTTCAATTCTACGACACGGACAGTTTGGGCATTATTTATTACGGCAGCTATTACCGTTATTTTGAAGCCGGTTTCTTGAAACTGCTGAAAAACGCGGGTTTAAGCTTCAGCGAAATCCACAAACGCGGCATTTACCTGCCCGCGACGCTCTCATCCTGCAACTACTATTCTCCGTCAACAGTCGAAGAAAGCCTGAAAATCGCGACCACCATTCATTCGTTAGGCTATGCCTCCGTGGCTTTCAAGCACGAAGTCTTCAATATGGATCGAAAGGGGAAATTAGTCGCCCAAGGCCATACGCGGCACGCCTGCGTCAGCACGGATTGGCGGGTAACGCCTTTGCCGGATTGGTTGAAAAGCGCGCTGCAGGGTTCTTCTAAGTCTAAAGGTTGA
- a CDS encoding NAD(P)H-hydrate epimerase: MPPPKAVTSSQMREIDQKSEKEFGVSSLQLMENAGRAVADQIIRILSDQLHCPLPESRVIICCGRGNNGGDGVAAARNLKKTGVSVKVYCLAPVEKKPVKQELKTQLAKAKAEGVEITMIKTPEEMTADLGKASLIVDALLGTGSKGKPMGPVHKVIQKIMKAGPRIVALDIPSGIDADTGYHSGVFIKADWTLTLGLPKIGLMKPHAQRYVGELITVDIGHPKKLLERYQ, from the coding sequence ATGCCGCCGCCCAAAGCCGTCACCTCGTCGCAGATGAGGGAGATCGATCAAAAAAGCGAGAAGGAATTCGGCGTCTCCAGCCTCCAGTTAATGGAAAACGCGGGACGCGCGGTGGCCGATCAAATCATCAGAATTTTAAGCGATCAGCTGCATTGCCCGTTGCCGGAATCACGCGTCATCATTTGCTGCGGGCGGGGCAATAACGGAGGAGACGGGGTGGCCGCGGCCAGGAATCTGAAAAAAACAGGGGTGTCCGTTAAAGTCTATTGCCTGGCGCCGGTCGAAAAAAAACCGGTCAAACAGGAATTGAAAACGCAATTGGCAAAAGCTAAGGCCGAGGGCGTTGAAATCACCATGATCAAAACGCCGGAAGAAATGACCGCTGATTTGGGGAAGGCCAGCTTGATCGTCGACGCTCTTTTGGGGACCGGATCCAAAGGCAAACCCATGGGCCCCGTTCATAAAGTCATTCAAAAAATCATGAAAGCGGGCCCGCGCATCGTGGCCTTGGACATTCCCTCCGGCATCGACGCGGACACCGGCTATCATAGCGGGGTTTTCATCAAAGCGGATTGGACCCTCACTCTGGGCCTGCCCAAAATAGGTCTAATGAAGCCGCATGCGCAGCGTTATGTCGGGGAATTGATCACCGTGGATATCGGGCATCCCAAAAAACTGCTGGAGCGTTACCAATGA
- the fsa gene encoding fructose-6-phosphate aldolase, producing MKFFLDTAMIDEIKQANAWGFLDGVTTNPTLASKTGRPFESVAKEILKTVAPAPVSLEVVATDIDGMVEEGLSLAKWGSNVVVKIPMTEAGMAATQLLTQKYKLKVNVTLVFSPNQALLAAKAGATYVSPFIGRLDDIGQDGMSLIADIVQIYENYGYPTQVLVASIRHPMHVVDAAKLGAHVATMPFGVLRQLFKHPLTDKGLASFLEDWKKVPKQGQGVKA from the coding sequence ATGAAATTTTTTCTGGATACAGCCATGATCGACGAGATCAAACAGGCCAATGCCTGGGGATTTTTAGACGGCGTGACCACCAATCCCACGCTGGCTTCTAAAACCGGACGGCCTTTTGAGAGCGTCGCCAAAGAAATTTTAAAGACCGTGGCTCCGGCTCCGGTTAGCCTGGAAGTGGTGGCGACCGATATCGACGGCATGGTGGAAGAAGGGCTCAGCCTGGCCAAATGGGGAAGCAATGTTGTCGTTAAAATCCCCATGACCGAGGCAGGCATGGCCGCCACTCAGCTCTTGACCCAAAAATACAAGCTCAAAGTCAATGTCACTTTGGTCTTCTCGCCCAATCAAGCCTTATTGGCGGCTAAGGCCGGCGCGACTTATGTTTCGCCTTTTATCGGGCGCTTGGATGATATCGGACAAGACGGCATGTCGCTCATCGCGGACATAGTTCAGATTTATGAAAATTACGGTTATCCCACGCAGGTGTTGGTAGCCAGCATCCGTCACCCCATGCACGTTGTCGACGCGGCTAAATTAGGCGCGCATGTGGCGACCATGCCCTTCGGCGTTTTACGCCAGCTCTTCAAACACCCGCTCACGGATAAGGGACTAGCCTCCTTCCTTGAAGATTGGAAAAAAGTCCCCAAACAAGGCCAAGGCGTAAAAGCCTAA
- a CDS encoding DUF2231 domain-containing protein: MIELPPLYLLHPIAVHFPIALLTVGWAANALSRRAAWLHRAASWFLWLGTAAAWAAVGLGLLAEETAPHVPLAWKTLKLHETLAFWTAGLFTALSLWRWRLSKWKPALLLIAWLGACGVLLATAYKGGELVFTHGMGVASP, translated from the coding sequence GTGATCGAGCTTCCGCCGCTCTATCTCTTACACCCTATCGCCGTTCATTTTCCCATCGCTCTTTTGACCGTGGGCTGGGCAGCCAACGCGCTTTCCCGCAGGGCGGCTTGGCTTCATCGGGCGGCATCCTGGTTTCTGTGGCTGGGGACGGCGGCTGCCTGGGCAGCCGTTGGGCTAGGGCTTCTGGCGGAGGAAACCGCGCCGCATGTCCCCTTGGCTTGGAAAACGCTGAAACTTCACGAAACCCTGGCCTTTTGGACGGCGGGGCTGTTTACCGCATTGTCCCTATGGCGATGGCGGTTGAGCAAATGGAAACCGGCCTTATTGTTGATCGCCTGGCTTGGCGCCTGCGGCGTTCTTTTGGCCACGGCCTATAAAGGCGGCGAGCTTGTGTTCACGCATGGGATGGGGGTGGCTTCGCCATAG